From the genome of Glycine soja cultivar W05 chromosome 14, ASM419377v2, whole genome shotgun sequence:
TTTGGACATTTGGTCAATGCAAGGAGGCTTTTAAGtattgtaagccaatcatacaagttgacggcacacatttatACGGCAAATATCGTGGGACCCTGTTAATGGCCACAtcgcaagatggaaatggtggtgttcttcctctagcattcgtcGTGGTCGAAGGCGAGACGCTAACagcatggtcatggtttttggcccacttgcatgaacacgtcacagataagaatgaaatttgtctaatatctgatcgtcacgcgagtataaagtctgctatcgctaacgaagcacttggttggcaacctccccacggttatcatgtgtaCTGCATCCGACACATAGCCAGcaatttcaatcgcaaattcaacaacgcgaaacaaaaagagatgttcaagaaattgggtaaggtttattttatacattaatttaatttgagtttgaTGTCTACGTACaacttttgatgataacaaatttgatgcagcgtacactccttgcaagcatgtgtttgatcaaaacttataaaaatttcGTCAATTGAGTCCAACCATAGCAagatggattgatcgcatttcaaaggaaaaatggaacaTGGCTTACGATACATTTGGACGACGATAtggtcacatgacaaccaacctatCAGAATGTGTGAATAAGGTGTTGAAAGATTGTCGCAGCATTCTAATAACAGCGTTGGTCAAgtcaacatatagtaggtgtcaaaagtactttgttgatcgtggtcgccaagcccaaagacaattaagagaaggccaagtttattgttctaagcttgttacagaaatgggcagttaacttgaatgacCATTATTGTCAATGTGGAAGGTATTCTgtgcttcactatccatgttcacacattattgcagcttgtggttacgtgagcatgaactactaccaatatatagatgttgtttacaccaatgagcacaTATTAAAAGCATGCTCCGCAcagtggtggcctcttgggaatgaagcggcaattcctccttctgatgaggcatggacactaatccctgacccaactacaatttGTGCGAAAGGTcagccaaaatcaacaaggataagaaatgagatggattgggtcgaaccatctgaccaccgacaaaaatgtagtagatgtggagctgaagggcacaataggcgccgatgtccaatgcaatctgaccgtgggagtaattcatttaattgatttatgtatgttacatGACTGACTTGTATTGCTTTAGGTTTTGTTCAATATATTTACTTGTTGGTCTTCAATGAAATCGTCAGTTACTTTTTGttgaatgtgtacttctaatgaaataaaattacatttagaagttgaaataaatggagtggatcaatcgaggttgagtgacatttgtgttgatcgttagttagaaacgttagttattttcttttgtctaccttagttttttttttaactatctacaatgacaaactatggacttagtcattatggtttagtgtctaagtattttggtttagtgtttagggtctAAACCTTAGGTTTTAGTGTTTAGAATTTTGGatttaagggtttagggttaaggggtttgggtttagggtttaaaattgagtgtttagggtttggggtttagaATTTAGTATTTAGGGTTTaatgtttagtttttatattttatggttgagggtttagattttatattttagtgttAGGGGTTTAAAAGGTATGGTTATgggattagggtttagttctttttttaggggttagggctaagtttttttatttttgggtttagggttaatttttttattttaggggttagggctaagttttttatttgaagggtaagggtttagttcttattttatgCTTTAGGTTTTCTTCAATGTATTTACTTGTTGGTCTTCAATGAAATCGTCAGTTAGTTTTTTttgaatgtgtacttctaatgaaataaaattacatttagaagttgaaataaatggagtgGATCAATCGAGGTTGAGTGACATTGGTGTTGATATTTAGTTAGCAacgttagttatttttattttaagcgttagggtttagtttttatattttatgggttagggctaagttcttatattttaggggttagggttaggttgtTATTTTAAGTGTTAGGGTTTAGTGCTTATTTTTAGGGGTagggttagtttttttattttaagtgttAGGCTTtagttatgaacattttaggggttagggttagttttattattttaatgggtagggtttaattcttatattttatggttagggttagttttttattttaagggttagggtttaatTCTTATTTCTTCGTCAGCCTCCGCAGAAAATGCGTGACACAAATCAACACCGAATAAGTCACCCGCATTAGGTATTTGTCTCGGTACATTCCATTGTGTTCCTaatggggcattaggtgttggaattgggccatgatattgctgtgaaggggtcattgtgggccatgaaaaataagcttgtgtttccgcaacaccaccgaACGATTGCTGGCTTGCAGAAGTATCAGTGTGATGACCCtgaaaaggatactgatacatctgtgtcGGATACTCAGCAAATGTTTGTGGCgggtaatacattccatggccacgctccggcatttgttgggaatattcttCCCCTTCAACAGTCTCCCTTCGTCTGTCTATGCcctgagtttcaacacttgactgaagtATATGAAACTGTTGTGCGGGAAATTGACGCTCAGATGTAggaccatgtgacactggctcagtgactctctcttgctcttcggataaaattgtaattttttccacataaggcacgagatcatcaactgtccatgtattcctcccttgaggagacacCATGTATTGTAATGTCTCCGCAACTTCAGCCTGCAATTATAAGGGTCAGAAAATTAATgccatcattaaaaaaaaatgttcaagttaaatattcaaaaaaattaaaaaataccaatgtagccgTCTTTGCATTTTGtgggtcaacaaacatctttgtctTTCGCCTATATCAGACCATGTAGTCCGAGTTAAAGCTCAATAGGCCTTCTTGTCGGGGATAAGCGTCGACCCTAAATGCATGGCGATTATTCCACTGATGAATCATTGGGGCGAACAATTGCCCCAATTTTCGTCATGTTTCCCTTTTAATGTTATGCCATGAATGTTTAAGGGTTGTGAAAGAGACTCTGGAATTGGTTGCTGCATCCCAAATTGTCTCAATACTCTGTCCAgttggtgccactcaataacttgaaaacaaattagtggcaccaccgcgTACCACGCGAGACTTCCGACTAAACAAACGGGAGGCAACAGTGA
Proteins encoded in this window:
- the LOC114383939 gene encoding uncharacterized protein LOC114383939, whose translation is MFVDPQNAKTATLAEVAETLQYMVSPQGRNTWTVDDLVPYVEKITILSEEQERVTEPVSHGPTSERQFPAQQFHILQSSVETQGIDRRRETVEGEEYSQQMPERGHGMYYPPQTFAEYPTQMYQYPFQGHHTDTSASQQSFGGVAETQWHIYSGMSRQNEKLNGGGGVSPAGVAALDEAVSPALWVSPTWTVSPVLMAVPDGGVSPMQMATLSSLPPTWPITPLALVTLSSLHLCRQWQWRIPPNNRPPLSFLLKQTPIRK